The genomic interval ACCAGGACCTGGCCCCAACAATTATTTTCCATCAGATTAGGACAAAATTGATATTGGCCTTTatataaaatgttgtgtttgaaAATACCGCACACCTTCCCCACATGATGAAGCTTGATgatgtgggaatgtttttcttcttagtAGAAAGACTAACAAGAAAATTGTCCTAATATACAGTCAGAGCTACAATGCAAAGGTTTAAATCCAAGCAtgttaaagtgtaaaaatggaaaagtccAGATATAAACCCAGCTCAGACAATATGACAAATCCTGTGTCTTGTATAGACACAAATGCTGTCTGTCCTCTCTAGCGGTGATTGTGTTATGTTACTTTAAGCCACTGCCCTACATTACAAAAAAGAATGGGGATAAATGATGGGCCAAGATCTGCAAACCTAGTAAAAACACACCGCAATAACATGCAGCTATTTGTTGCAAAAGTTAAATCTACCAGAATTGAGAAAAGAGGCTACAAATGTACACCACACTACTTCTTTTTactcacaaaacattttgaaaatcttttctttccttccacttcacaggaAGACACTACTTCATGTTGTTCTATCAAGTACAATCTAGGTTGGTGACACAgcaaaaaaatgattaaaaaaactacCCATCATGACTTTGCAATATTTGAGCTCTATTGACATTGGACATGGTGTGAAAAGAGTCGATAGCAGTTATCGCTGAACTTTGGTCTAGCTAGGTATTTTATGGTTGATAATCAGCAATCTAATGGCCTCCAGTAGTTTATGTTACTCAGATGGAGCCAAATTCTGCTCTGCTGAGTCATGGCCGGATTACCCAAAGGCCATCTTTTTAAGAGAGGTGCAAACTAAtaaactatatttatttatgtttctaatTTCATCTGACTTACCAACAGGAGAAATTGTCTTTACTTTCCAACTGACTGCAGCTGCTTGGAGTCCATGACTCCACATGGGCGTAATTACACCTTTCCActaacataaaaacacagtgtAAGTAAATCCAAATACATAACAGTTTATGACTTGTATGTAGGTCAGAATAAGCAAAAGCATTTCTGTACTGATTATTCAGTTGCCTTGCTTCATCACAAACATCTACAAAATGTACAAGCGGAATAACATGTTAAATAATAGTAGTGCTTAAAGTACATATATAGTCTAAAACATCAGTTATGGCAGGGACCCAAAATGGATAGGAAATCTTATTTGCACACCAACGTAATGCTTATTTCTACTCTTGACTAACTTTGCCTGCGACTGCTGGAGGAGTGCAGATTACACCTGCGCTGATCCTGATTCTCGGCCCGTAGAGCTGCCAGGATCTTCAGGGCCGCCTGGGAGAGTGGACCAGCGTACAACCTGCCACTTGACAGCTCCATCTGCTTCCTAACACAGTGTCTGCTTCCTGTTGGTCTTTGGCTCCAGCTTTTACAGGGcaaaagggacaaaaaaatatatttcagtgcTACACAGACCTGAAATCTTAATgaaccaaaccttttgaaaaaactgATCCCCTCCTCGCCTTTGGTGGAgttgcaccaagaaccactgaagcaaatccctttttttaaaaagggatttGCTTCTTTGTGATTTTAAGATCACaaagatcttaaaaaaaatatgtgtgggaacaaaattataaatattaacaCTCCATGTTGATTCAACTGAATTTTAATTAACAGATAAACATAAACAAGTCGAGTAGGATAACAGGAAGATATGGATAtgaaacaaagttgttttttttgttagcttttttttttttttgaaataccacaatatttaaacagaacTGCTCAATTTTCCCAAATTAATCATTATTGCCTTCACAAAAGAACAGTGGTTCAAACTTCCAATAGAGTCATCTCTATGGTCCAAAAGAGTAATAAGTCCTTATTGTCATTAGCAGGGACAGAAGAGGAGCTGAGACGACTGGAAGAGGTCCTCATGGTTTCACTGGTCTTTTCTGTTTGGTATCTTGTTCTCCAGATCTTCCACTACTTTCTGCAGAAGTCGTGTGTCCAAGTGGAAGAAGATGTACAATTCCCTTTCCTGCCGGAGCAAGGGATTGCGTTCTAGCTGAGAGCGCTTTGCCTTGACTTCTCCCAGGATTTCCTGCATCACTTGTTGTAGATTCTTCAACTGAGAATCAACTTCTACAAGTTTCAGTGTCAGTTCCTGTCCAGGGGGAGGAGAGCCATATGAGAAAAGTACATAAGGATCAATCTAatcaaactatttaaaaaaatgttttaggtttttcacaagtatttttctaaacaaatgtTCCACATTCACCACTTTACATGGGCTGTTAACTAGGCAAgagctattattttatttgaaaacacaaaaaatagcTTGAAAGTGTTTTTCTAACTGCAAGTTTTCTACACACATCTTAGTTCCTGTGTGTTCTTCTCCACAAGGCAGCCTGATGGGAACCTGTTCATGACTTGGCAGAAAATACTCTAAATGCAGCTCAGTAACACATGCCAACAAAACTGATGACTCACCACTACTAAGCAGTACAATGTCCACGTTTTAAGGATGTTTATCTACAAGTAAGACAAACAGCTTGGTGCcttaggaatttttttttattttttattacatagaTCCGCAGTGTTCTGTCTCCCCATTATAGTCATGACAAGGTTGGTCCAGACAATAAAAAGATGAACAATCACTTATTGAAGCTATAGTACTACTACATTCTGGCAAACAAGACtgtacaaaattttaattactGTTTAATTAACTAGTTAGTCATAATCAAACAATGATTCTAGggggaaataaatatttccttcttccacagtaaataattaattatacCAATTAATTCAGAAACTTGGCTATATGTTTAACAGAAATAACACAGATTTTCTCTAGAGACTCCCTTATTATCCAGAACCGTATAACCCAAAGTGTGACACTGCACCACACAGGAGCCAATAAAAAGAATGGTACTACCAGCTTCCCTCACCCAGAGTGACCAATGATTGTAAAATGAACAGACTCACGTTAAGAGCTGGGAATAAAGCATGGCAGATTAagagaagtgaaaagaaaaacacccacCTGTGCATTGGGACAAAGAGAGTCCTGGTCTGCAGTGGCCGTTGGACGTACCTGAGGGCCTAAGAGCAACTGCTGAACTTCAGTGTATGTGGCCCTGTGGAGCGCTTCGCAGTCGCTATACAGACGAGCGGCCATGTACTGCTGTTCACGACAGGCACTAGCTACTGAGTCTCGGCTCAACTGGATGTTGGTCTTTAGGTTTTGGGCCGCTTGATCCAAACCTTGATACGTTCGAAAAGGCTCTGATCGACCGCAGTCTGAGTCATGGTCAAGGATCTGAAGAAGtctgagaagaaaaagcaacataCAAGAATGAGACATCATTTGTTAAAAGGCAAGTTGTGGTTGGCAAGGAAAATCTGTAGTTGTAGCAGCACAGAATTGCATAAGCTCATACCAAACATGTTACCAAATGGTTATTTTTACATCTACCAGAAGATGTGActtaaagcagtggtccccaaccaccgggccgcacaagaaataattaaatatgtccgttctatgtattgagtctggaggagcttttattttaaaaatcctaaaccggatgctgtcggttacatCTTGCGctccaacatgcagcagaatgagtaagaaacaacagcATCGGTCTCGATCGCCCCCCCATCTGCAGAAAATTTAAGAAaggttgaccggtccgctctactaaaaaggttggggaccactgacttaaagaacaaaactaaGTGATACACGTACAAGCAAAATCCTGACATTTGAAACACAAATTCCAGCTTAAAAGTTGTTCTAAAGCAAATGTCAAAGACAAAGACAGTAACCCACTCCAGAGCCAaagattagaaaataaaacacattctttGCTTAGTTTTGCTGAAATTCTGCATGGTTTTTGCAATGTTGTTTAATCCCGTCCAGTTTAGTAAGTGAAGACTATCCACACTATATTTCAAACTCTGGTCACTGATCTTTTTCTccctgaaactgaaaaaagtctTACCTGCATAAGGCAACATCCTGGGAGCTAATGATTGGGTTGGGTCTCGGGTTGATAACCAGGTCTGGGTGAGCCAAGGACTCTATTCGCAGAGATGCTGCCTTGTCTTCCTCAGACAGTCTGCTATCAATTTCCATCAGCTGATTCTGGCAGCACTTCCATCTTCTAAACTCCAGCTCATGAGCCAAGAGGAGCAAGTCAAAGGACACTTTCTGACGAAGTAAATAGTCACGCACCTATGCGATGAGATTGATCTTAATCAGTTATTAAATTGTGAAGCACATTTCTAGTATCACAAAATAGCAATTTATTTTGACAGGGAAATTGATAATATAGTGGATAACATATGGCTAAATATGACATAAAGCTTTCAGAACTCCTGTTAGGTACTGCAAAAAGACTTTCAGACTGCTGTGAAGGTCCACCTTCCAGCAGGTGGACCTGCAATGTCCAACCAGACATGTAACcagagttaaaatgaaaaagcttAGATCAAAGCACATTCAATTTATCATATCTAGATATCAATATAATTGAGACTAAGTTCccagacttgaaaactgatgttcagaGATACTCTCTATCCAATGAAGACTGGaattgtttttgcagaaaaaaagcaaagactTAAATTTCCAGATCCGAAATGTTGGTAGAGATCTACTCCAAATCATTTGAAGTGGAGCAAAAAGTGGGTCTAGAAAATTTTAACACAACATACGAATTGTTTGATCCTTGGCCCACGAACGGATTAACAAGCATCACATGAATCCTAATATGGTATTTCAGAGTATATTGACCTTCCCAAAGTGTTAAATAATGTGAAATCAGTATATTAAGCGACTCACCTGGTCCTGCCTAGAAATGTAGTAGTTTTGCCTGGCAAGTTGTAGTGCTAGGTCTCCCCTCACCACAGGAACATTCAGCAGCCTGGCCGACTCTCTAAGAGCAGAAGGCACCGGTCCATTAAGCAGTGCTTCTAGCTCAGCCTCCACAGCTTGCAGCTCTTTCTTAGTAACGACATCACGCATGTGCAGGGAGGAAGAAGTTGAAATGCTCTGCGAGGATGACAATAACAGACACAAAGGTAAGTTTTAAAGACAAATCAGGATCAACAAAGCTTTAGTATTAATTTGTTCACAGCACATCaccttaatttattttacctttgtatGACGAGCCTTTTCTGAGAGCCAGTCCAAGCCAGCCTTGACAGCCTTCTCTTCTGCCAAAGCCTGCATCAGCTGGTGCTCAGCCACAATATGCGACCACTGAAGTCGGGCCATTTCTGTCCTCCTCTGCTCAACCACGCGACCTCCACTTGATTCACTTTTATAATCAGTATTCTTCTCCTTTTCATCTTCATAAGAGCTGAGGTCAAGCACCTGGAAGTGCTCAGAACATGATGCTTCGACAATGTCCGATATGCcatgaaaaaaatgcttctgaGTGAAGGCAGTGAGCGTTTTTGTGTTGAGCGCCTCCTGATTTAAGTAGGGATCCAAAGACAGCTGAGAGAGGAGAACTTTCGGCTTTTGGGAAATGGAAGGTTTTAACTGGTCCGCTTTTTGTCTAGCTTCTGGCTGAGGGAGGAACGATCCAACCCTGCCAACCTCATCTCTTAGGTTTTGCAACACTGCGTTGGTGTCAGCATTCTCTGCTCCAATTGACGCAATAGCTTCCTTAAGCTTGCATGCAGCATGGTCCAGCTCAGCACCAAGTTGCAAGTCAACATCCGCATGGGATGTGGCTGCCACCTGCAGCTTGTTGTAGCGCCGCTGTTTTAACTCCTTCTCTTTACACAGCGCCTGGATTTCTGCCTCCAAGTCTTCTATAACGAAATCCCCCTCCACCACAAACACAGAGGACGAAGAACGATGTCCCAAGATGTTTGTGCTGCTCCCATCAGACGGCCCGATGGTTTTGAGAACCTCTGCCAGAGACGTTTCATCCAGGATATGTTTGCCAGACTTCTGCAACTCCTGAAACGCAACCGCCTCCTCTGTGGTCAGAACGTTCCTTTGGTTGAGGGTGCGACAGACGAAGCGCAAGAAATGAAGGTTCTCCGGGGCGCAGTCGAACAGCCAATCAAACTCAGAAGCCTGCAGTGAAGCTGAACCAGGATATCCCAGACGGCCCAGGGCCTCCACAAACTGGGCACCGTTTAACATGTTTAACCTTACACTGTGCTGCTCAGTCATCCAGCAGCACAATGCATAACAAGAGTAATGACAGTCAGAAGagacattgaaataaataaatgcattaatgAGCTTTTGAATTTAGATTAAGCACATGtttattaaagattaaattaagcTGATCAAGCAAAAGATGGCCAATTTCCATCTGTAGCTCACTGGCTGGAGAGTATCTCCAAATATTACATTCACTGTCTATGAAAGTTAAGTTCATGCTAAGTATTATTTTTGACTCTTTCGACTGTTTAATAATAACCACCTAAGTAGGTCAGTATAAtgtatatacatacacatatacacacacacacatgatttTACATCCTATGATAATTAGCAGGTCTGAtactttgtagaaaaaaatagaattgaAACTTCACTAGATGCAAAGGCAAGTTAAGTCTGTCAGAGGTATAAAAAACGAAACTTTAGGCAAAGTTAGTGCGTCTTTGTATATTCTTCATTTGATATTATCGGTATCCTGGCGAGAAGATGTCTAAATGTCATACAATTAACTGGTTATCATTACATGAACACAACAAGGCCAAACTGTTCACATGACGCAGTCGATTAAAACTCTGCGTTGGCACAAATACTGACGTCTAAACATGCGTAATACTCGAAACgaaacatttaaacatcaaatTATTATACATTAGGTGTCAAAATATAAACGTAACACCATTTATGATAAAATGAAAGGTCGTAATGACGAGTTTAGCAACAAACGTTGGCAACTAGCTTGAAAGCTACAAAAAGACAGCTGTAGCGCGTGAGACTGTAGGTGACTAGATTGACAGGTATAATGAGTTTAAccctttggttttgtttgaacTCAATACTTACAGTTCGACTCAAAATGATCCAATTTTATCCGTTAAAAGTTTCAACGAAAGCCTTCCTCGCGCCAACTTTCCAAACTGAACGTCTTGACGTTTTGCGTCATACGTAAAAGGCTGACCTGCTTATTCAACCAATCACATTAGTGTGGGGGAAAGCTCGTGTTCCGCCCActactgcaaataaataaatgaagttacAATCTGACTTATCTCACAACCTCTGCTTATTTAGCAGCTCTTCTGTGAGACTATAGCTACTACTAATACTTCTGGTAAGTcggtaaaaacactaaaacatgtACAGtgaattgtttttggttttgctgttttaattgaAGCATTTTTAAGTCGTTTATACTATCTTGTCACCTGTTAAATTTAGATTCTCTACAAAATATAATTCGCAATTTTTTGACGTACAACCTGAAAAATAAGTGCTTCATATGAgtctcttgttgttttttttttgtttttgtttgtttgtttgtttgtttctttacacctatctcagtttttattctgttaattgAACACGATTTTTATAATCCTTTTGagtgtttcatttttaaccaGGTAATAAATTACCACTACTTTCATGTGATTCTGCCTGTTTGATCTCTCTCCGCAGCCCTGAGTAAGTCACCATGGTTCAGGCTAAGTCATGGGTTATGGTCAAGCATTTCGATGGCTTCCCAAAGAACAGCGACTTCCAGCTCAAGGTGGAGGAGGTACCTGAGCCTAAAGACGGAGGCAAGAATAGATCCCTCATTCTGTGTCTGCAAGACTGAAGAACagcaaaaaagttatttgtctCTAATGTTGCTTATTCTAATAAAATGTGATCCATCTTGGTTTTGTTACAGAGGTGCTGATAGAAGCGGTATTTCTCAGTGTGGATCCATACATGAGGTACAATGACATGCATCCAGATTTGACAATATTACCAGTTGTTACTAAATCACCTCAGAATAACTTAATTATCATGCATTAAGTctatatttctcttttattcagACCTTTCAGCAAACTCTACATGAAGGAAGGGGATGTTATGATCGGAACTCAAGTGGCAAAGTAAGGAAAACTTTCTTAGACTCAGAAAAGGCCCTTTGTtgacagattttaaatgtgtacataaaagaactttaaattatGTTCACTTCCTATTTCAAGAATATAATATCAGTTTTCCACATCCTATATATACAAAGGTTTTGATTCATGAACACTAGGTATATTGTTCAGTAATGCCAGTAAAAGTTCCACATTAGTTTTGCTTTTAGCAAACTAATGTCTTTGCTTTCTCAGAGGATTTTAAGAACtgtattactaaaatattctttcttttGAATGCTTTTATGTATTGCAAAAAGACATTTCTATTTATAAATCTACGCCTGTCCCGAATGAACGCTTTGAACTTTTCACTTATGGTGCTTAACATGTGTAACAGGGTTGTTATCAGGTGAAGGCGGAGCAACTCGTAGTAGAGTCCTTTGTTTGCAAGCCATTAAGTGTAGCAGCATGATTTATGTGAAGGAGCATTGCCTcgtataaaaaaatatataacctTTGTGCATACTGCGGTCCTATTCAAGTAGTAGCAAATTTATTCTATTCTCAtccatcatgaaaaaaaaagttaagtaagCTAATTTCCAGCAGAGTCTAGCTAGTACTTAcacagttttagaaaaatattttgatgatattggagtttttatttttatagaagtGTTTATATTCCATGCTGCTATAGTATAAgttataaatttaaaagaaataaaagttggttattacatttctaaactttttagGAAGCTGAACTTAGTTTTCTATTCTTGGTAGACAGTTTATTACCATGACATGCTTTTTAATTTAACGCTATCCAGCCTTGTAAGCTGCAAAACAATAACCGTTCACACAGAAGAACATATCAGGGAATCTGCTCCATCTGTTATAGGATTATATTGATTGACCTTTAATACAGATTAACTCAACAATTCATAATACCCTTCTCTTTCTTGGAAATAACACTTCTAAAGGTTTCCTCTGTACAACAGTGGACACAGAAAGTGTGTACGGCTCTGTGAAAATGTCGAATGAGATAAATgacttcaaaacataaaaagaccTACATTCTGgacaaacaaatctgttatGGGAGgcaaataataaatcaataaagcGTGCAATAAATTTGCACACACCTAAACTAATATGTACCTTGCTGAAGCACCGTCTCATTCAATTCCAGCTTTCAGTCGTCTTTGGTAGGAGTCTATCAAGATCCCACATCTTGACTTGCCAGTACTTGATCACTCTGATTGTGTGGGCCTCTAATTTCCACAACCATATTCAGGTGAATCTGTggattttctgttggatttacATCCGCTCTCTGGCTTGAAGATAAATAACCCCATGAGCATCAAGCTGCCACCAACATATTTcagagtgttgttgttttttttgtgtaaaacatcCCTTTTTAGAATCGCAACCCAAAACTTGATGACATGATGACAGCAGGCTGCACGTATAGAGGCCATTACTTCTTGATGCAGACATCTGAATAAAAGCAACAAGTggcacaaaatctttttgatcatttgtaacCGAACAGCTGTAGAGTATCATCGAGATGAATAGTCAGACTTTTTTCACTACTCTGTCTGTTTTTCCCTTACTCGATTTTTAACTAATGCAAATGTACCCCATTAACTCAAACACACTTCCAAGAAAGTACAGCTAGTACTGAATTGAACTAAGTTGTAGTTTTAAATTGCACAATGTGAATAGATCTCGAATCACTATCCAACAACTGCTGGCTACTGTTATTTGTAGATTAAGAATCTTAAGGCactttactgtttttctgttttaaattttttttaaatgtgtcaaacACGTCACATTAGTCGGCTCCACACTGAGTGAAGTTGCTTGCTAGAAAGCTGacttgtttttagtttgttttttttttatgttttttcttttttgtttttcatttttgcataGGGTGATCCAAAGTAAAAACTCAGCATTTCCTGTGGGAAGTCACGTTGTGAGTAGCTGTGGATGGAAAACTCACGCCACCAGTGATGGGAAGGACCTCACTCTCCTCATGGCTGACTGGCCCAAGAACGTGCCGATGTCGCTGGCTCTGGGTGCCATCGGCATGCCTGGGTAAGACGGGTGTTAGCtttgttacatttgttttaaggtAAACAGGAACAATTGAGTTACTTGATCTGACTGCCAGGATTATAGTATTATAGACATAAAATAgaagtttcattttcaaaaggaTAGTGATGCATTAAAGCTTTAAGTTCAGGGAGTATAATTGCCATGAGTGCTAAAAAACAAATAGGGAAATAGATTCTGTAATCTGCAACTGTTGATTCCAGCAAAAGAGGAATATAATCTATACACTGTAGAGGTTGATGACTAACTCtgttatggaaaaaaaaaaaagttacaagcTTCTATGCGTGTCAGGAAAAACtctgattttagaaaaatctgttttcccaTTCCCTCCTGCCTGCAGACTGACAGCTCTGTACGGCGTTGAAGCCGTTTTGAAAGTGCAAAAAGGCGAGACTCTGCTGGTGAACGCCGCAGCCGGAGCTGTGGGCACCGTGGTGGGACAGATCGGCAAGATCCATGGCTGCAAGGTGGTGGGTTCAGCCGGGTCAGACGCCAAAGTGGCTTACCTGAAAGAGCTGGGCTTTGATGAGGCTTTCAACTACAAAACTGTCCCGTCCCTGGAGGAGGCGCTGAAGAAGGCAGCTCCAGAAGGATATGACTGcttctttgaaaatgtaagcTGGTATAGCTCCAAATGTCTTTAAACTCCTCCTGTTTTGAAATCTTGTTTCTAACTTGTTGTGGTTTTGTCCTACTTTTAGGTTGGGGGTCAGTTTTCAACATTTGCCCTGCAGCAGATGAAGGAGTTTGGTAGAATAGCTGTGTGCGGCGGTATCTCCACGTACCACGACGCTGCGTACCAAACAGGTGTGTCCCTGtcaaaacttcaaaaacattcatacccttttaaagcttttgttttgttgttgtttttggtcttATATCTACCCTaaactttagtgttttttattggaatttgtAACAGAGCAACAAAAAGCAGTGAACAAACGGTAACAAAACTGgtgtatatttttcaaattgttaaaaaaacttAAGTGTGAAGTTCATAAGTATTCAGCCTTTTCACTCTGATACTTCTGAATaaaattctgtgaaaacagCAGGATCTTTCAAAGCTTTAGTGAACAACCAggatcatgaagaccaaggatcACAACAGACCCGAATAACAAGTTTCAATTGCAGATTACCACAAGCCATGTACAGTCCTGGATAGAAACATGTtgcaaattttacttttttagcccaaagttgcagattttatttttttttttccaaccagaTTTTGTTAGAAATAGATGGATTTTGATGGAGGTCTTTTCACCTTTCACTTTTCTGCCATCCTATTGTTTTTAGGTAGAACgcaatgtcatttttaaagccCATTCACCTATGTTTtacaaaatggtaaataaaaacattttccaagtaACTTGGCAGAGTTTAGACGTAACTCCAAATGAGAAGTTGAGGCTACGCTTGAAAACTGGGGTTCTCTCGTGTTTCAGTATCACCCAGGTTGGgctatttttgtaaagaaaaatgagcTGAATATTTCTATATCTATATCCAAAACTAGAAGAGACGTTTCCCTAAAACACTGATAAGTACATTGGTACTGAAAGCTGGTCATAGCAGTGACTCAAGGAGCTGAACATAAATAAAcggcagatttttatttatggaaatCTTCAGAAGTGTTACGATTTCCTTTTATGCCACAGTTAATTATACTCATACATTTCAATAAGACATGTCAAAGTTCGTGCTTGTAATGTAccaaaatgtgaactttttaaaaaaaaaaaaaaaaacgtattaCCGTAAATATTAAAGGCACTGTGCAttatgcttttcaaaatgtttacatattttgtacaCTAGAGGGCGACCTGGACTTGCTAAACTTCAACAAAAGCTGTGTATTATGCAGAATCCAGCTCTTGTTTCAGCTTTATAATGTTGGATATATCTTTCCCAGGGCCATACCCTCTAACCACCATAAACTGGAAGCAGGTTAAGATAGAAGGCTTCATGCAAAGTAGGTGGCAGAGCGACCATCCCCAGGGGCTCAAGAAACTGATGGGGTGGTACAAAGAGGTATTATTGCTTCTCGCGCTTTTCCGTGAATATTTAAGCCACGTGTCCTTCCATGTGGGCGTAATGTCTGCGTTGTGCCTCCGCAGGGGAAGCTGAAGAGTCGGGAGCACGTCACCAAAGGCTTTGAAAACATGCCAGCTGCTTTCATGGGGATGCTGCAGGGAGAAAACATCGGCAAGGCTATCGTCACTGTTTGATGCCTCACCAAGGGAGGGACCTTCTTACAGAACGCACTCACAGTTTGACAGagcaataataattatttatgatTACCCCAGAAATAAAGTAACTACAAACGTCAAGCTATTAGTcattaatgatttttaaaatgtaaaaaatcttctTATATTCTTGTGCCTTCATGTGCAGTGTGAATGTTATGTCGCTGCACTGACATAATAATTATTCAATATGTATTCACTGTGAGGTTTTGTAttgattaataaatgtttttgttttgttcccagCAGAATGTCCTGTGTGTAATAACTTTCCTCAGTGTCTGAATTGATGTAAAATACTGTCAGGGGCAGGTGCCTGAAATATTAGCATGAGCTCAGTTACGCTTTTGTTGCCAGCGGCTGCCTTTTGTCTGAACAGTAAAAAGACTGCACAATTGAATTTCATTGGGTTGGGGAGATGCTGAGCATCGGGTTCAGGGAAAACACAGGTTGTCCTTCAGGATTGATGTGGATATGAAATTGGCTCTCAAGGCCCCAGGTCCAAGTggttttgtgcatttgtttttttcaattacaaattatttttaactccactgcatttaaacaaatacattattaGGGaatactattttttattttttttttgtcggtacattatttgaaaataaaaatccaaagtgTGCAAGATTTGCTTCTGAATGCCAAAAATCCTAAATTGTTTTGGTATTCACATCCTTTGAAAATGGATGTGAATATCATTTCCACAtccatgtaatatttttttgttgaaatgttacACATAACACCCCTTGTTTTGGggtttactaaaataaaaaaaaaagtcccaaaaaTGTCAGTCACATCAACAACTTTAAACAACttgttaaataattacaaaaaaagcttttatgttGTCATATTGTTCTTTTGCTCCATGGTGTAGTTCTGATGGTCAACATGCCAACTGTTGGTGCTTTTAGAGGAGCAAATGGGTCAAAAATGGGAACTCCGACTGCTCTGTTAGACGTTTGGGCTGCAACAGCTTTGTTAAATCATTCCACACAGGCCAGTCCTGCCCGCATACATTAATGACCCTCGGTAATCTACCACCCAGCTCACCACCCTAACTTTCTTGTGCAACTTTTGATAGATACTGAGCTCTGCAGATCAATCACACTTTCAAAGCTGTAGTTTTGGAGATTCTCTGACACAGTCATGGTCCATGTCGTATGCCTGCCTGTTTTCCCTATTTCTTACACACCAACTTTGAGaacaaaatgctgttttgcTGTTCAATAAGCACACCC from Gambusia affinis linkage group LG18, SWU_Gaff_1.0, whole genome shotgun sequence carries:
- the LOC122820375 gene encoding prostaglandin reductase 1-like; its protein translation is MVQAKSWVMVKHFDGFPKNSDFQLKVEEVPEPKDGEVLIEAVFLSVDPYMRPFSKLYMKEGDVMIGTQVAKVIQSKNSAFPVGSHVVSSCGWKTHATSDGKDLTLLMADWPKNVPMSLALGAIGMPGLTALYGVEAVLKVQKGETLLVNAAAGAVGTVVGQIGKIHGCKVVGSAGSDAKVAYLKELGFDEAFNYKTVPSLEEALKKAAPEGYDCFFENVGGQFSTFALQQMKEFGRIAVCGGISTYHDAAYQTGPYPLTTINWKQVKIEGFMQSRWQSDHPQGLKKLMGWYKEGKLKSREHVTKGFENMPAAFMGMLQGENIGKAIVTV